In a genomic window of Gossypium arboreum isolate Shixiya-1 chromosome 9, ASM2569848v2, whole genome shotgun sequence:
- the LOC108456475 gene encoding heavy metal-associated isoprenylated plant protein 25-like produces the protein MTERFCCMVMRINIDCNGCYRKVRRALLETQELDTHLIEMKQSKVSVCGKFKPQEIAIKIRKKTNRRVEILEIQEFSINNGQSHEEKPLMISSSWNLESNQNLFATCT, from the exons ATGACAGAAAGG TTCTGCTGCATGGTAATGAGGATCAACATTGACTGCAATGGTTGTTACAGAAAAGTAAGAAGAGCCCTTCTTGAAACCCAAG AGTTGGATACTCATTTGATAGAGATGAAACAGAGCAAGGTAAGCGTTTGTGGGAAATTTAAACCCCAAGAGATAGCGATTAAAATAAGGAAGAAGACGAATCGTAGAGTGGAGATATTGGAAATACAAGAATTTAGCATCAATAATGGACAAAGTCATGAGGAGAAGCCATTGATGATCTCTTCTTCTTGGAATCTTGAATCCAACCAAAATCTATTTGCAACATGTACATGA